The genomic window GCCGCTGGTGGTATATTTGGCCATCGCTTGCATCCCGCTGCTGGCCTGGCTTTATCGCGCCAGCAATGCGGTTCTAGCGCTGCAGGCGGCCAGCGATCGACCCGCCGCACTGGATGCGGCCGGTGTGAGCGTGCAGAGGACGCGCACGCTGGCGGTGCTGGCTACCGGTGCACTGTCGGGATTGGGCGGCGCTTATATGGCGCAGGTCGGCGCCGGTATTTTTGTGCCGTTTATGACTCAGGGCAATGGTTTTATCGCCATTGTGCTGGCGCGCGGGCGACCGCTGTGGGTTTTGGCGGGAGCGCTTTTGTTCGGCGCGTGCCTGTCGCTGACCACAGCGCTACAGGTGCTGGGGGTAAACCTGCCGACCGATGTGATCCAGATGCTGCCCTTCGCCACCGTGATGCTGGTGCTCGTTCTTTTCGGACGCCGGGCTGCTCTGCCCGCCGCGCTGGGCGCCCTGTGGACGCGGGGCGCGCGATAACGTTGCCCTCCAACTTCCGCGCGAGGATACATTGGCGCCGTGCACCAAACCAGGGACACTGACGACATATTGCGCATCGCGCCCAATTTGATGTTGATGGCTGACACCTGACAGTCGAGAAAGATGGACGATGCTTCGCTTCACAGCGCCCGGCAGGCGCGTTTTCATCAGCAACGATCCGACCCCACAGAGGCGCAGGTTGCCGTTAACACGCCTTTAGCGGCGTGATAAGGCTTTCCCACCCTTGTATCTTGAAATTTAGTTAGCATGGTTATGAATAGATTTGGCAAGGTGTATGCAGTCTGATTCATCCCAGGGTTTATAGCCCGTAGAGAAGTTAATGACGCCTATACTGAGCCACTCATCTGAAACCTGAACAGTTGTCCGTACTCCATAACGTATTTGCAAGGATGGGTAATAATGAGTCTGCCAAATCCACTTTTTGTGGGAATTGATGTTTCTAAAGCGACACTGGACATTGCTGCCAGCAGTGATATTGCTCAGTTTACGGTCAGTAATAACTCTGACGGTTTTGATGCTATTACTGATGAACTGAGAAAGTATCCGGTGGTGTTGGTTCTGATAGAGGCCACTGGTGGACTTGAAGCTGCCGTGACGTCGCGGTGATCAATCCCAGACAGGCTCGTGACTTTGCCCGCACTATGGGCTATCTGGCAAAAACGGACCGTATTGATGCACGGGTGCTTGCACAAATGGCGGAGGTCATTAATCGACATCCAGGGCGGGAACGCTTTATCCGTGCCATGCTGGATGCGGAGCTTCAGGTTCTTGCTGCGATGGTAGTGCGCCGACGCCAGCTGACAGCGATGTTGATTGCTGAGCGTAACCGTCTTTATCCCGTTCATCCACAGAGCAGGAAAAGTATCAATATCATCATCAAAGCGCTGGAAGATGAGCTTGCCAGAATCGATGAAGACATGAACAACCACATCAGGAACCACTTCAAAGAGCTGGCTGCCAGACTGAGCAGTATTAAAGGGGTTGGTACGATGACGGTTGCAGCGTTGCTGGCGGAGGTTTCCGACCTGGGTAGCCTCTCGAGACGAGCCATCAGCGCGCTTGTAGGCGTTGCTCCCATAAACCGGGACTTGGGTACCATGTGGGGCCGGCGAACCATCTTTGGCGGAAGGGGCGGAGTCCGAACAGCGCTTTATATGGCCGCACTTGTCGCAACCCGCTTTAATCCGGTGATAAAAGCATTTTATACGCGGCTGCTTGCAGCGGGAAAAGCCAAAAAAGTCGCGCTGGTTGCCTGTATGCGTAAACTTCTGACTATCCTGAACGCGATGCTCAGAAAGAACGAAGAGTGGGATGAATCGTACCATCACGTTTCTCTATAATTTTATCGTTCAAGACAGTTGCTTCTATTTTTATCGCTAGCACCAGGCTCATAAGCTAGAGCGGTTTTCATCTATTTCGGCGCATCTGTGGATTAGGAATTCTATCTACTGAGGCAGTGCTATATGCGAAAAAACCGGAATAGATGAAAAGTGCTCTAGCCCAGCAGCCCTTCCGGGAACTCCCCTTTACGGGCAAACCAGAGCAGATAAGGTTCGGGAAGATCGATAAGCATCCGCCCTTGATATTTACCAAACGGCATCGCGGTATTGGCAATAGCCACCAGATCCTCTTTTTCCATTTTCGCCCCCTTATGCGTCCGAAGATTCTCCAAGAAGACGCATCATTTCCGCCTCATCCATCACCGGAATATTCAACTGCTGTGCCTTGGACAATTTGGACCCCGCCGCCTCCCCCGCGATGAGCAGATCGGTTTTGGCGGAAACGCTGCCGCTGACCCGCGCGCCGAGCGCGACCAGATGATCCTTGGCCTCATCCCGCGACAGGCTGCTTAGCGATCCGGTCAGGACAATGGTTTTCCCAGCGAAGGGATTATCGCTCGCCGCGACGGGCGCTGCCACAGGCTCAGGCCATCGAATACCGATTGCCGGGCTCAACAAATCCTGGATCACTTCGATATTATGCGTTTCCTCAAAAAAGTGGCGCACGTGGGTCGCGACAATGTTGCCAATATCCTGCACGCCCGTCAGCGAATCGATATCGGCGGCAATCAGCGCGTCGAGCGTGCCGTAAGCGGCAGCCAGATTGACGGCCGTGGCCTCGCCCACCTCGCGGATCCCAAGCGCGTACAGAAAGCGCGCAAAGGTGGTCTGCCGGGCTTTTTCCAGCGCCTCCAGCAAATTTTGCGCCGATTTCGACCCCATCCGATCCAGCCGCGTCAGGATTTCTTTATTTAGCCGGAACAGGTCGGCCGGGGTTTTCACCAGCTCCCGCTCCACCAGCTGATCAATGATCTTATCGCCCATACCGTCGATGTCCATCGCCCGGCGGGAAACGAAATGCTTTAGCGCTTCCTTGCGCTGTGCGGCGCAAACTAAGCCCGCGGTGCAACGCAACACCGCCTCGCCTTCCACCCGCTCGACGTCCGAGCTGCAAACCGGGCATTGCGTCGGAAACGCTACCGGGCGCACCTCAGCCGGCCGTTCGGACGTGACGACGCCGACAATCTGCGGGATGACATCGCCGGCGCGACGCACAATGACCGTATCGCCAATCATCAGCCCCAGCCGCTCGACCTCATCAGCGTTGTGCAGGGTGGCGTTACTGACCATGGCGCCGGAAACCAGTACTGGCTCAAGGCGCGCGACCGGCGTGATTGCGCCGGTCCTTCCCACCTGAAACTCTACGTCGCGTACCCGGGTCAACTGCTCCTGGGCTGGAAATTTATAGGCGATAGCCCAGCGCGGCGCGCGGGCGACAAAGCCCAGACGCTGCTGCAGCGCCAGCGAGTCGACTTTTATCACGACGCCGTCGATATCGAACCCGAGCGATAACCGCGCCTCGTGCACCTGCCGATAAAAATCCAGCACCGCCGCACTACCGGTGCAGCGGCGGACGCGGTCGCTGACCGGTACCCCCCAGGCTTTGAACTGCTGCAAGCGCTCCCAATGACTCTCCGGCAACTCGCCGTCTTCCAGCAGGCCGACGCCATAGCAATAAAACGTCAGCGGCCGCCTAGCGGTAATCGAGGGATCCAGCTGGCGTAAGGAGCCGGCGGCGGCGTTGCGCGGATTGGCGAAGACTTTGCTCCCTTCCCGTTTGGCGGTCTCATTCAGTCGCAGAAAGCCCGCTTCAGACATGAATACTTCGCCGCGGATCTCCAGCAGCCTCGGC from Sodalis glossinidius str. 'morsitans' includes these protein-coding regions:
- the ligA gene encoding NAD-dependent DNA ligase LigA; this encodes MEQIEQHILRLRKQLRHWEYLYYVEAAPEVPDSEYDRFMAELRTLEAERPDLLTADSPSQRVGGQAQSSFGQVRHEVPMLSLDNVFEEPGFLAFDKRVRDRLKRDDDMTYCCELKLDGLAVSLLYENGELVRAATRGDGATGEDITANVRTIRTIPLRLQDHDNLPRLLEIRGEVFMSEAGFLRLNETAKREGSKVFANPRNAAAGSLRQLDPSITARRPLTFYCYGVGLLEDGELPESHWERLQQFKAWGVPVSDRVRRCTGSAAVLDFYRQVHEARLSLGFDIDGVVIKVDSLALQQRLGFVARAPRWAIAYKFPAQEQLTRVRDVEFQVGRTGAITPVARLEPVLVSGAMVSNATLHNADEVERLGLMIGDTVIVRRAGDVIPQIVGVVTSERPAEVRPVAFPTQCPVCSSDVERVEGEAVLRCTAGLVCAAQRKEALKHFVSRRAMDIDGMGDKIIDQLVERELVKTPADLFRLNKEILTRLDRMGSKSAQNLLEALEKARQTTFARFLYALGIREVGEATAVNLAAAYGTLDALIAADIDSLTGVQDIGNIVATHVRHFFEETHNIEVIQDLLSPAIGIRWPEPVAAPVAASDNPFAGKTIVLTGSLSSLSRDEAKDHLVALGARVSGSVSAKTDLLIAGEAAGSKLSKAQQLNIPVMDEAEMMRLLGESSDA
- a CDS encoding ABC transporter permease, giving the protein MAFSHSYPLLSSIDSIRLPWLTELPVVGKALFVQPLVVYLAIACIPLLAWLYRASNAVLALQAASDRPAALDAAGVSVQRTRTLAVLATGALSGLGGAYMAQVGAGIFVPFMTQGNGFIAIVLARGRPLWVLAGALLFGACLSLTTALQVLGVNLPTDVIQMLPFATVMLVLVLFGRRAALPAALGALWTRGAR